In the genome of Coraliomargarita sinensis, one region contains:
- a CDS encoding thiol-disulfide oxidoreductase DCC family protein, whose translation MVSDKDAPVLFYDGDCGLCSRSVRFLMRQDRSRLLYFAPLQGETASHRLETDLHQSLTTVVYQRADGETFIRSDAVLRALIDTGSAWRFFAHPALLIPRSWRDGIYNWIAANRRKILSKDSCPLPSPEENRQLLP comes from the coding sequence ATGGTGAGTGATAAAGATGCACCTGTTCTTTTTTATGACGGTGACTGTGGATTATGCAGCCGCTCGGTCCGTTTTTTGATGCGGCAGGACCGGTCCCGCTTACTTTACTTTGCCCCACTGCAAGGGGAGACGGCCAGTCACAGGCTGGAAACCGACCTGCATCAATCGCTTACCACAGTGGTTTACCAACGTGCTGACGGGGAGACATTCATTCGCTCCGACGCCGTGCTTCGGGCACTTATCGATACTGGCAGTGCCTGGCGTTTTTTCGCGCATCCCGCCTTGCTGATTCCTCGCAGCTGGCGCGACGGTATTTACAACTGGATCGCGGCAAACCGAAGAAAGATTTTGTCAAAGGACAGTTGCCCCTTGCCATCACCGGAGGAAAATCGTCAACTGTTGCCCTGA